The Setaria italica strain Yugu1 chromosome IX, Setaria_italica_v2.0, whole genome shotgun sequence genome has a window encoding:
- the LOC101762009 gene encoding transcription factor bHLH18: protein MATQWFSNMVMDEPSFFHQWQSDALLEQYTEQQIAVAFGQGEVDQAVAAALTMPLQQPAPAAEHRPRKAAKVNTSWDSCITEQGSPADSSSPTILSFGGHAAAAAFAKAEAHQVPSAPYYGAPAKAPKQEVVDAGAPSFHQERQAKRSYDAMVAEAAKVPVPATTRPASQNQDHILAERKRREKLSQRFIALSKIVPGLKKMDKASVLSDAIKYVKQLQDQVKGLEDEARRRPVEAAVLVKKSQLSADDDDGSSCDENFVGAEAAGTLPEIEARVSDRTVLVRIHCENRKGALIAALSEVERLGLTIMNTNVLPFTTSSLDITIMAMAGDDFCLSAKDIVKKLNQAFKSSF from the exons ATGGCGACGCAGTGGTTCTCCAACATG GTGATGGACGAGCCGAGCTTCTTCCATCAGTGGCAGTCGGACGCGCTGCTGGAGCAGTACACGGAGCAGCAGATCGCCGTGGCGTTCGGCCAGGGGGAGGTGGAccaggccgtggcggcggcgctgacgATGCCGCTGCagcagccggcgccggcggcggagcaccGTCCGCGCAAGGCGGCCAAGGTCAACACCAGCTGGGACTCGTGCATCACGGAGCAGGGCTCCCCCGCGGACTCCTCCTCCCCGACCATCCTCTCCTTcggcggccacgccgccgcggccgcgttcGCCAAGGCCGAGGCGCACCAGGTGCCCAGCGCCCCCTACTACGGCGCGCCCGCGAAGGCGCCCAAGCAGGAGGTTGTGGACGCCGGTGCGCCGTCGTTCCACCAGGAGCGCCAGGCCAAGCGGAGCTACGACGCCATGGTCGCCGAGGCCGCGAAGGTGCCGGTGCCGGCGACCACCCGGCCGGCCTCCCAGAACCAGGACCACATCTTGGCCGAGCGGAAGCGCCGCGAGAAGCTCAGCCAGCGCTTCATCGCCCTCTCCAAGATCGTCCCTGGCCTCAAGAAG ATGGACAAGGCGTCGGTGCTCAGTGACGCGATCAAGTACGTGAAGCAGCTGCAGGACCAGGTGAAGGGCCTGGAGGAcgaggctcgccggcggccggtggaggcggcggtgctggtCAAGAAGTCCCAGCTGTCcgctgacgacgacgacggctcaTCCTGCGACGAGAACTTCGTGGGCGCTGAGGCCGCAGGCACGCTGCCGGAGATCGAGGCCCGGGTGTCGGACCGCACGGTGCTGGTCAGGATCCACTGCGAGAACCGTAAGGGCGCGCTCATCGCCGCGCTGTCGGAGGTCGAGCGCCTCGGCCTTACCATCATGAACACCAATGTGCTCCCCttcaccacctcctccctcgaCATCACCATCATGGCCATG GCTGGTGACGACTTCTGCTTGTCTGCCAAGGATATTGTCAAGAAGCTAAATCAAGCGTTCAAATCATCTTTCTGA
- the LOC101762428 gene encoding lariat debranching enzyme isoform X1: MKIAVEGCMHGELDIVYDTLRRLEEAEGIKIDLLLCCGDFQAVRNTDDLRCVNVPLKYRNMNSFWKYYSGQAVAPYPTIFIGGNHEASNYLWELYYGGWAAPNIYFLGFAGVVKFGNIRIGGLSGIHKQHNYHSGHYERPPYNEQTIRSVYHVRHYDVLKLMHVKEPLDIFLSHDWPLGITEYGNWQELIRAKNHFEAEVNNRTLGSKPAAELLNKLKPPYWFSAHLHCRFPAIIQHGENGPTTKFLALDKCFRGRNFLQVIDIPSNPGPYEIHYDEEWLAITRRFNSVFPLTRRRFTMRDEQLDTQDDRQWVRSKLNARGFKPFDFVQTAPSFNPSNPVSNSSITGSCRNPQTESFLQLLELPYLLDSSNSEGDERNESSSQPGNTLGDEDIELPDEDEDAADDDE, translated from the exons CGAGGAGGCCGAGGGGATCAAGATTGACCTCCTCCTCTGCTGCGGAGATTTCCAG GCTGTTAGGAATACAGATGATTTACGGTGTGTTAACGTCCCACTAAAGTATCGTAACATGAACTCATTTTGGAAGTACTACTCAGGGCAAGCAGTTGCTCCGTACCCAACCATCTTTATCGGTGGAAATCATGAAGCATCCAATTATCTGTGGGAATT GTACTATGGAGGATGGGCAGCACCTAATATATACTTTTTGGGGTTTGCTGGTGTTGTTAAGTTTGGAAACATCCGAATTGGTGGACTGTCAGGAATACATAAGCAACACAATTATCACTCAG GGCACTATGAGAGGCCTCCATACAATGAACAGACTATACGGTCTGTGTACCATGTAAGGCATTATGATGTTCTCAAGCTCATGCATGTGAAGGAGCCACTAGATATATTCTTGTCACATGATTGGCCTCTGGGCATTACTGAGTATGGGAACTGGCAGGAGCTCATTAGGGCGAAGAACCACTTTGAAGCTGAG GTTAACAATAGAACGCTAGGCAGCAAACCTGCAGCTGAATTACTGAACAAACTAAAACCACCCTACTGGTTTTCAGCGCATTTACACTGCAGGTTTCCTGCCATCATCCAACATGGAGAGAATGGACCTACGACAAAGTTTCTTGCCCTTGATAAGTGCTTTCGTGGGCGCAATTTTCTGCAG GTTATAGACATTCCATCCAATCCAGGACCATATGAAATCCACTATGATGAAGAATGGCTTGCAATAACCCGAAGATTCAATAGCGTTTTCCCCTTAACTCGAAGGCGATTTACCATGAG GGATGAGCAGCTTGACACTCAAGATGACCGACAATGGGTTCGGAGCAAGTTGAACGCTAGGGGGTTTAAGCCATTTGATTTTGTCCAGACTGCACCATCTTTCAATCCTTCCAATCCAGTCTCCAATTCCTCCATTACAG GAAGTTGCAGGAATCCACAAACTGAGTCTTTTCTCCAGCTTCTGGAACTCCCATATCTGCTGGATTCATCTAACTCTGAAG GGGATGAAAGAAACGAGTCAAGCTCTCAGCCAGGAAACACGCTTGGTGATGAAGATATAGAACTaccagatgaagatgaagatgccGCAGACGATGATGAGTGA
- the LOC101762428 gene encoding lariat debranching enzyme isoform X2 — protein MKIAVEGCMHGELDIVYDTLRRLEEAEGIKIDLLLCCGDFQAVRNTDDLRCVNVPLKYRNMNSFWKYYSGQAVAPYPTIFIGGNHEASNYLWELYYGGWAAPNIYFLGFAGVVKFGNIRIGGLSGIHKQHNYHSGHYERPPYNEQTIRSVYHVRHYDVLKLMHVKEPLDIFLSHDWPLGITEYGNWQELIRAKNHFEAEVNNRTLGSKPAAELLNKLKPPYWFSAHLHCRFPAIIQHGENGPTTKFLALDKCFRGRNFLQVIDIPSNPGPYEIHYDEEWLAITRRFNSVFPLTRRRFTMRDEQLDTQDDRQWVRSKLNARGFKPFDFVQTAPSFNPSNPVSNSSITGSCRNPQTESFLQLLELPYLLDSSNSEGVFC, from the exons CGAGGAGGCCGAGGGGATCAAGATTGACCTCCTCCTCTGCTGCGGAGATTTCCAG GCTGTTAGGAATACAGATGATTTACGGTGTGTTAACGTCCCACTAAAGTATCGTAACATGAACTCATTTTGGAAGTACTACTCAGGGCAAGCAGTTGCTCCGTACCCAACCATCTTTATCGGTGGAAATCATGAAGCATCCAATTATCTGTGGGAATT GTACTATGGAGGATGGGCAGCACCTAATATATACTTTTTGGGGTTTGCTGGTGTTGTTAAGTTTGGAAACATCCGAATTGGTGGACTGTCAGGAATACATAAGCAACACAATTATCACTCAG GGCACTATGAGAGGCCTCCATACAATGAACAGACTATACGGTCTGTGTACCATGTAAGGCATTATGATGTTCTCAAGCTCATGCATGTGAAGGAGCCACTAGATATATTCTTGTCACATGATTGGCCTCTGGGCATTACTGAGTATGGGAACTGGCAGGAGCTCATTAGGGCGAAGAACCACTTTGAAGCTGAG GTTAACAATAGAACGCTAGGCAGCAAACCTGCAGCTGAATTACTGAACAAACTAAAACCACCCTACTGGTTTTCAGCGCATTTACACTGCAGGTTTCCTGCCATCATCCAACATGGAGAGAATGGACCTACGACAAAGTTTCTTGCCCTTGATAAGTGCTTTCGTGGGCGCAATTTTCTGCAG GTTATAGACATTCCATCCAATCCAGGACCATATGAAATCCACTATGATGAAGAATGGCTTGCAATAACCCGAAGATTCAATAGCGTTTTCCCCTTAACTCGAAGGCGATTTACCATGAG GGATGAGCAGCTTGACACTCAAGATGACCGACAATGGGTTCGGAGCAAGTTGAACGCTAGGGGGTTTAAGCCATTTGATTTTGTCCAGACTGCACCATCTTTCAATCCTTCCAATCCAGTCTCCAATTCCTCCATTACAG GAAGTTGCAGGAATCCACAAACTGAGTCTTTTCTCCAGCTTCTGGAACTCCCATATCTGCTGGATTCATCTAACTCTGAAGGTGTCTTTTGTTAA